The following are encoded in a window of Solidesulfovibrio magneticus RS-1 genomic DNA:
- the amrB gene encoding AmmeMemoRadiSam system protein B yields MPASATSAASIRQPVVAGRFYPADPAALARETAAYLAEAGAPSDKPTLLAMAPHAGAVYSGPVAGKTLGAANLADTLLLLGPNHTGRGGRLAVWSDGAWRIPGRDVPVEAALAEALLAAAPGLSPDRAAHLGEHSLEVLLPFVTAVRPGCRIVPVAVAESRPGVLAETAQAMAEVLAAWSGPVSIIVSSDMSHYLPEAAAKKRDSLALARVLALDPQGLLDVVRREDISMCGVLPMTLGLLIAQALGATSARLAAYATSGEVSGDYDQVVGYAGVLVE; encoded by the coding sequence ATGCCCGCATCCGCGACGTCCGCCGCATCCATTCGCCAGCCCGTGGTGGCCGGGCGGTTCTATCCGGCCGATCCCGCCGCCCTGGCCCGGGAAACGGCCGCCTATCTGGCCGAGGCCGGCGCACCTTCGGACAAGCCGACCCTGCTGGCCATGGCCCCCCACGCCGGAGCCGTCTACAGCGGCCCGGTGGCCGGCAAGACCCTGGGCGCGGCCAACCTCGCCGACACGCTGCTGCTCCTTGGCCCCAACCACACCGGACGGGGGGGGCGATTGGCCGTGTGGTCGGACGGGGCCTGGCGCATCCCGGGCCGGGACGTGCCCGTGGAGGCGGCCCTGGCCGAGGCCTTGCTCGCCGCCGCGCCCGGGCTTTCGCCGGACCGGGCGGCCCATCTGGGCGAACATTCCCTGGAAGTGCTGCTGCCGTTTGTAACTGCCGTGCGGCCGGGCTGCCGCATCGTGCCGGTGGCCGTGGCCGAGTCGCGTCCGGGCGTCCTGGCCGAAACGGCCCAGGCCATGGCCGAAGTGCTGGCCGCCTGGTCCGGGCCGGTCTCCATCATCGTCAGCTCCGACATGAGCCATTACCTGCCCGAAGCGGCGGCCAAAAAGCGCGACTCCCTGGCCCTGGCCCGGGTTCTCGCCCTGGACCCGCAAGGGCTATTGGACGTGGTGCGGCGCGAGGACATCAGCATGTGCGGCGTGCTGCCCATGACGCTGGGCCTTCTGATCGCCCAGGCGCTCGGGGCCACCTCGGCCCGGCTGGCCGCCTACGCCACCTCCGGGGAGGTCAGCGGCGACTACGACCAGGTGGTGGGCTACGCCGGGGTGCTGGTGGAATGA
- a CDS encoding tetratricopeptide repeat protein, with translation MSMVLARKPGVSLSLRAALWRLLLAVVVAALSAGSAAALSVSTVTKADTDSLLLQFSKRGGYPAISRTGPVEISLAFPAGTLAGETPPGPADFNSSRLLEGVRLEGDTVIVRLKSDAFGFVGWPEGDQGLKLQVYRDPAGANWSPGAPSATPSTTWPPVDPVVKPSSALTLPVTPPNPKPGPLDLPPLPPSLAPPAAEPAKAGQPEAAKEAFYAVPSSMRATALRVSPDKAPVLRPDGMARAPSPALTEQPAGGKGQVPSGGGELRQAVKLPPIPPALAGDETRAPVTPPAKDQKPAPAAKAEAAPKPPAADHAPASAEATPPAQEEDHDANTLVAAQAERLAGNFFGANNMLRSLVLSPKLKPDVREEAMHTLAGVQMDLHKDDLAGHYDEIQKALNEAINVNPNSYRVPETLLQLGMLNLRVGNIPEAKGYFNVLTRKYPTDASVPMVNFAWGEYYFDRGEYKKAEEEYKNVVEKFPESKFVREGAMGMAKTLVRLGRYKEAAQIADYIDKRWPRYYTEFPQILRITGDIAYKNGDFKKARDCYMLFYNMEPDAKDADLVLAKLGDIYARLGNKPGAVDFYNLAIKDYPDSEGGLVAKMRLAEQGVHDQPTISEMFPLFDKPQYGSPEEIYRSIIRDHPQSPLAPLAQLKLAMWLLHQQNYPGSLKESAAYLERYPQSELAPKAEETAITAFERMAADMLAHKDYDRLVAAYKEYRLINTNRGLLSDTTRLGLALAYLRTGDTANAIKEASPYIGPKESDNGNWALTMAMSVYQNDRNWREIVELARKVQGWRFSPSQRRGLEYLVAEALENLGEASRALPLWTKMAGDRDLEAEKRCYALYFVAKEAMAKKEWEKAQLYAGEADFMFKETGRDPDKRKAAVNIQIEAARALGDYSKALKLAEAYAKLCKEGDDDYAGNRMRIAAIQRAMGDVEGWRATLTAMRDAAPESLYGRMAASDLAASGLQNRLDALTRPQ, from the coding sequence ATGAGCATGGTCCTTGCAAGAAAACCCGGCGTGAGCCTCTCCCTTCGCGCCGCCCTCTGGCGGCTTCTTCTGGCGGTCGTCGTGGCCGCGCTGTCCGCCGGATCGGCGGCGGCCTTGTCCGTGTCCACGGTCACCAAGGCCGACACGGACTCGCTTTTGCTCCAGTTTTCCAAGCGTGGAGGCTATCCGGCCATCAGCCGCACCGGCCCGGTGGAGATCAGCCTGGCCTTTCCGGCCGGAACCCTGGCCGGCGAAACGCCGCCCGGGCCGGCCGATTTCAATTCCTCGCGGCTTTTGGAAGGCGTGCGTCTGGAAGGCGACACCGTCATTGTGCGCCTGAAATCCGACGCTTTCGGTTTCGTGGGCTGGCCCGAGGGCGACCAGGGACTCAAGCTGCAAGTTTACCGCGACCCGGCCGGAGCCAACTGGTCGCCAGGCGCGCCTTCGGCTACGCCCAGCACCACCTGGCCGCCGGTCGATCCCGTCGTCAAGCCGTCCTCGGCCCTGACCCTGCCCGTCACGCCGCCCAATCCCAAGCCCGGTCCCCTGGATTTGCCGCCGCTGCCGCCATCGCTGGCTCCGCCAGCCGCCGAGCCGGCCAAGGCCGGCCAGCCCGAGGCTGCCAAGGAAGCCTTTTACGCCGTGCCCTCGTCCATGCGGGCCACGGCCCTTCGCGTCAGCCCGGACAAGGCCCCGGTGCTGCGCCCCGACGGCATGGCCCGCGCGCCCTCCCCGGCCCTGACCGAACAGCCGGCCGGCGGCAAAGGACAAGTCCCGAGCGGTGGCGGCGAACTGCGTCAGGCCGTCAAATTGCCGCCGATTCCCCCGGCCCTGGCCGGCGACGAGACCCGCGCCCCGGTGACGCCGCCCGCCAAGGACCAGAAACCGGCTCCGGCCGCCAAGGCCGAGGCCGCGCCCAAACCGCCGGCCGCCGACCACGCCCCGGCCAGCGCCGAGGCCACGCCCCCGGCCCAGGAAGAAGACCACGACGCCAACACCCTGGTGGCCGCCCAGGCTGAACGGCTGGCCGGCAACTTCTTCGGGGCCAACAACATGCTGCGCAGCCTGGTGCTGAGCCCCAAGCTCAAGCCCGACGTGCGCGAAGAGGCCATGCACACCCTGGCCGGCGTCCAGATGGACCTGCACAAGGACGATCTGGCCGGCCACTATGACGAAATTCAAAAGGCTTTGAACGAAGCCATCAACGTCAACCCCAACTCCTACCGGGTGCCCGAGACCCTGCTGCAGCTGGGGATGCTCAACCTTCGCGTGGGCAACATCCCCGAAGCCAAGGGCTACTTCAACGTGCTCACGCGCAAGTATCCCACCGACGCCAGCGTCCCCATGGTCAATTTCGCCTGGGGCGAATACTATTTTGATCGCGGCGAGTACAAGAAGGCCGAGGAAGAGTACAAAAACGTCGTCGAAAAGTTCCCGGAGAGCAAGTTCGTGCGCGAAGGGGCCATGGGCATGGCCAAGACCCTGGTTCGCCTGGGTCGCTACAAGGAAGCCGCCCAGATAGCCGACTACATCGATAAACGCTGGCCGCGCTATTATACGGAGTTTCCGCAAATTCTTCGCATCACCGGCGACATCGCCTACAAGAACGGCGATTTCAAGAAAGCTCGCGACTGCTACATGCTGTTCTACAACATGGAGCCGGATGCCAAGGACGCCGATCTGGTCCTGGCCAAGCTCGGCGACATCTACGCCCGCCTGGGCAACAAGCCCGGAGCCGTGGATTTCTACAATTTGGCCATCAAGGACTACCCGGACAGCGAAGGGGGACTCGTGGCCAAGATGCGCCTGGCCGAGCAGGGCGTTCACGACCAGCCCACCATCTCCGAGATGTTCCCGCTTTTCGACAAGCCGCAGTACGGCAGCCCCGAGGAAATCTACCGCAGCATCATCCGCGACCATCCCCAAAGCCCGCTGGCGCCCCTGGCCCAACTCAAGCTGGCCATGTGGCTGCTGCACCAGCAGAACTATCCCGGCAGCCTCAAGGAATCCGCCGCCTATCTGGAGCGCTACCCTCAAAGCGAGCTGGCCCCCAAGGCCGAGGAGACGGCCATCACCGCCTTTGAGCGCATGGCCGCCGACATGCTGGCCCACAAGGACTATGACCGGCTGGTGGCGGCCTACAAGGAATACCGGCTGATCAACACCAACCGGGGGTTGCTGTCGGACACCACCCGCCTGGGGCTGGCCCTGGCCTACCTGCGCACCGGCGATACGGCAAACGCCATCAAGGAAGCCTCGCCCTACATCGGTCCCAAGGAGTCCGACAACGGCAACTGGGCGCTGACCATGGCCATGTCGGTTTACCAGAACGACCGCAACTGGCGCGAGATCGTGGAGCTGGCCCGCAAGGTCCAGGGCTGGCGGTTTTCTCCCAGCCAGCGCCGGGGCCTGGAATATCTGGTGGCCGAGGCCCTGGAAAATCTCGGCGAAGCCTCCCGGGCCTTGCCCCTGTGGACCAAAATGGCCGGCGACCGCGATCTGGAGGCCGAAAAGCGCTGCTATGCCCTCTATTTCGTGGCCAAGGAGGCCATGGCCAAGAAGGAATGGGAAAAAGCCCAGCTCTACGCCGGCGAGGCCGATTTCATGTTCAAGGAAACCGGCCGCGACCCGGACAAGCGCAAGGCCGCCGTCAACATCCAGATCGAAGCCGCCCGGGCCCTTGGCGACTATTCCAAGGCCCTCAAGCTGGCCGAGGCCTACGCCAAGCTGTGCAAGGAAGGCGATGACGACTATGCCGGCAACCGGATGCGCATCGCCGCCATCCAGCGGGCCATGGGCGACGTCGAGGGCTGGCGGGCCACGCTGACGGCCATGCGCGACGCCGCGCCCGAATCCCTCTACGGCCGCATGGCCGCCTCGGATCTGGCCGCCAGCGGCCTGCAAAACCGCCTCGACGCCCTGACTCGTCCCCAATAG
- a CDS encoding sigma-54 interaction domain-containing protein gives MELNLSGMVGQSACLAEVLRVLAKVAPTDSTVLVTGESGTGKELLVRALHANSRRAGKPFVPVNCGAIPRELLESELFGHEKGAFTSAVRTRQGRFELAEGGTIFLDEIGEMDLSLQVKILRALQEKEYERVGGDKTLKADVRIVAATNRDLETEVAAGRFREDLYYRLNVIPLHLPPLRERGQDILLLADYFLGRFCRQKSRPTLTFSPEARGLVLGYPWPGNVRELENFMERLSILCDSEVVGIEDLPRKILDHAGVAPPPPPVALAEAGFRWPTLADLAEKSMGLKDFMDTLEEKLLIEALGKASGVKNQAAELLGIKRTTLIEKLKKRNMAGD, from the coding sequence ATGGAACTGAACCTTTCCGGCATGGTCGGGCAGAGTGCTTGCCTTGCCGAGGTCCTGCGCGTGCTGGCCAAGGTGGCCCCCACCGACTCCACGGTGCTGGTCACGGGCGAATCCGGCACGGGCAAGGAACTGCTCGTGCGGGCGTTGCACGCCAACAGCCGCCGGGCCGGCAAGCCCTTCGTGCCGGTCAACTGTGGGGCCATCCCGCGCGAACTCCTGGAATCCGAGCTTTTCGGCCACGAAAAGGGGGCGTTTACCTCGGCCGTGCGCACGCGGCAGGGGCGGTTCGAACTGGCCGAGGGCGGCACGATTTTTCTCGACGAAATCGGCGAGATGGACTTGAGCCTGCAGGTGAAAATCCTGCGGGCGCTCCAGGAGAAAGAGTACGAACGCGTCGGCGGCGACAAGACCCTCAAGGCTGACGTGCGCATCGTGGCCGCCACCAACCGCGACCTGGAAACCGAGGTGGCGGCGGGGCGGTTTCGCGAAGACCTTTACTACCGTTTAAACGTCATCCCGCTCCATCTGCCGCCGCTACGCGAACGCGGCCAGGACATCCTGCTTTTGGCCGACTATTTCCTGGGCCGTTTCTGCCGCCAGAAAAGCCGGCCCACCTTGACGTTTTCGCCCGAGGCCCGGGGGCTGGTGCTGGGCTATCCCTGGCCGGGCAACGTGCGTGAGCTGGAAAACTTCATGGAGCGCCTGTCCATCCTGTGCGACAGCGAGGTGGTGGGCATTGAGGACCTGCCGCGCAAGATTCTCGACCATGCCGGCGTGGCCCCGCCGCCACCGCCGGTCGCTCTGGCCGAGGCCGGCTTCCGCTGGCCGACCCTGGCCGATCTGGCCGAGAAATCCATGGGACTCAAGGACTTCATGGACACCCTGGAGGAAAAGCTCCTCATCGAGGCCCTGGGCAAGGCCTCGGGGGTGAAAAACCAGGCGGCGGAACTGCTCGGCATCAAACGCACGACGCTGATTGAAAAGCTCAAAAAGCGCAACATGGCCGGCGATTGA
- a CDS encoding flagellar basal body rod protein FlgC has protein sequence MTDAISAAQSALSAFSTSMAVTANNVANVNTDGYKSQDARLETGPDGQGVRVSDIVRDASPGGYQPESVSAYNQAGVYEPSAGLVETSNVDLARQTVDMIQTSRAFEANVVTIRSQDQMLGTLLDMRV, from the coding sequence ATGACCGACGCCATATCCGCCGCCCAGTCGGCGCTCAGCGCTTTTTCCACGTCCATGGCGGTCACGGCCAACAACGTGGCCAACGTCAACACCGACGGCTACAAGTCCCAGGATGCCCGCCTGGAGACCGGCCCGGACGGGCAGGGCGTGCGCGTGTCCGACATCGTGCGCGACGCTTCGCCCGGCGGCTATCAGCCGGAATCCGTCAGCGCCTACAACCAGGCCGGGGTGTACGAGCCTTCGGCCGGGCTGGTGGAGACGAGCAACGTGGATCTGGCCCGGCAGACCGTGGACATGATCCAGACTTCCCGGGCCTTCGAGGCCAACGTCGTGACCATCCGCAGCCAGGACCAGATGCTCGGCACGCTGCTGGACATGCGGGTCTAG
- the mdlC gene encoding benzoylformate decarboxylase — MPTVRDVTFALLRRLGLTTVVGNPGSTEETFLKNFPDDFTYILALQESSVVGIADGLAQGLGKPVLVNVHTGAGMGNAMGCILTAYLNKTPLIITAGQQTRDMLLGEPFLTNIDETMLPKPWVKWSYEPKRPQDVPGAFMRAYAMAMQQPQGPVFLSLPLDDWEKDMDAVDVYRTVSVRHAPDPARIAEFAARINASANPVLVYGADLSRSQAWEQGIALAEAVQAPVWLGPFTERVPFPHNHPLYAGVLPPAVGPLSKALAGHDLVVVVGAPVFRYYPWVAGETLPAGAKLLQIIDDPYEAGKAVVGDSLVADSLLAVEALLPLVAKRPARGPVRPERAKVAVPDDAPLPLTPRQIFGVLSEVIVGGDCILVNESPSNMADLAATPLGVVTQPDSSFVMASGGLGWGMPAAVGLALAEKASGRGKPVVAVIGDGSFQYSLQSIWTGVQHGAHVVYVVLRNDEYGILKSFARLEETPGVPGLDLPGLDIVSLGKGYGAATAKVDTPAAIREAFADALAFKGVSVIEIAADKHVGDLIPK, encoded by the coding sequence ATGCCCACAGTGCGCGACGTCACCTTTGCTCTGCTCAGACGCCTTGGCCTTACCACCGTGGTCGGCAACCCCGGCTCCACCGAGGAAACCTTCCTCAAGAACTTTCCCGACGATTTCACCTATATCCTGGCCCTGCAGGAATCGAGCGTGGTCGGCATAGCCGACGGCCTGGCCCAGGGGCTAGGCAAACCCGTGCTGGTCAATGTCCACACCGGGGCCGGCATGGGCAACGCCATGGGCTGCATCCTCACCGCCTACCTCAACAAGACGCCGCTTATCATCACCGCCGGCCAGCAGACCCGCGACATGCTCCTGGGCGAACCCTTTCTCACCAACATCGACGAGACCATGCTGCCCAAACCCTGGGTGAAATGGAGCTATGAGCCCAAGCGTCCCCAGGATGTGCCCGGGGCCTTCATGCGCGCCTACGCCATGGCCATGCAGCAGCCCCAGGGGCCGGTCTTTTTGTCCCTGCCCCTGGACGACTGGGAAAAGGACATGGACGCCGTGGACGTCTACCGCACGGTCTCGGTGCGCCACGCCCCGGACCCGGCGCGCATCGCGGAATTCGCCGCGCGCATAAATGCCAGCGCGAACCCCGTGCTGGTCTACGGCGCGGACCTGTCGCGAAGCCAGGCCTGGGAACAGGGCATCGCCCTGGCCGAGGCGGTGCAGGCCCCGGTCTGGCTTGGCCCCTTTACCGAGCGCGTGCCGTTTCCCCACAACCATCCGCTCTATGCCGGGGTGTTGCCGCCGGCCGTGGGGCCGCTTAGCAAGGCCCTGGCCGGGCATGACCTCGTGGTGGTCGTGGGCGCGCCGGTCTTTCGCTACTATCCGTGGGTGGCCGGCGAGACGCTGCCGGCCGGAGCCAAGCTTTTGCAGATTATTGACGACCCCTACGAGGCTGGCAAGGCCGTGGTTGGCGACAGTCTGGTTGCCGACAGCTTGCTTGCCGTGGAGGCGCTTTTGCCGCTTGTCGCCAAGCGCCCGGCCCGGGGGCCGGTCCGGCCGGAGCGGGCCAAGGTCGCCGTGCCCGACGACGCGCCGTTGCCGCTGACCCCCAGGCAGATTTTTGGCGTCCTTTCGGAGGTGATCGTCGGCGGCGACTGCATCCTGGTCAACGAGTCGCCCTCGAACATGGCCGATCTGGCGGCCACGCCCCTGGGCGTGGTGACGCAGCCGGACAGCTCCTTTGTCATGGCCTCTGGGGGCCTGGGCTGGGGGATGCCGGCTGCCGTGGGCTTGGCCCTGGCCGAGAAGGCCTCGGGCCGGGGCAAGCCGGTGGTGGCCGTCATCGGCGACGGGTCGTTCCAGTATTCGTTGCAGTCGATCTGGACGGGCGTGCAGCATGGGGCGCACGTGGTCTACGTGGTCCTTCGCAACGACGAGTACGGCATTCTCAAATCGTTTGCCCGGCTGGAAGAGACGCCGGGCGTGCCGGGGCTGGATCTGCCGGGCCTGGACATCGTGTCCCTGGGCAAGGGCTACGGCGCGGCCACGGCCAAGGTCGACACGCCGGCCGCCATCCGCGAGGCCTTTGCCGACGCCCTGGCCTTCAAGGGCGTGTCGGTCATCGAGATCGCGGCCGACAAGCATGTCGGCGACCTCATCCCGAAATAG
- a CDS encoding PAS domain-containing sensor histidine kinase, producing MQFSMGGQEALAANCEQIIQLAPVSIMHIDAEGVITFVNDWHLTNFARGKRDRDFFLGRKLKDMPGITSSSMGGEIDRILSGETVHLEAVYVDACSGGQSAYQNIRGIPVMESGRVSGGIIIREDVTKIVLAQQLLAENQAIFKALLDATLDSIILSDVDGYILVLNEEAARRRGQTVDALMGASLYSHMPLEQAATRRDKLREAVARNAIVGYEERYGETCYQVSICPIADASGQVLYVASYSRDITTLKETEHQLRRERELAFSSSQAKSQFLGNITHELRTPLNGIMGAAQLALQEAAGGEERELWEIVEDSGKRLLSIVNNVLELADIDAAAIEPVLATFSMGEVLGSLSRSYGVRAKVRDVQFLTRLDPRIPERLVGDVFRLRQILSNLVDNALKCTKNGTIEVRAKLIRSERLKFSAQYRTVLFMVRDTGIGIAKELQGKIFEDFELAEHYLTKRVSGAGLGLSIAKHLVQLLGGRIWVKSAPGKGSTFYFAAPFSLTDFECRDESVVYASEDPVFSPEEYTVLLVEDERINRLTTGRALSRLGYNVLEAINGQEALQTLSREQADIILMDIQMPVMDGIECTHHIRHGEVPGLSKRIPVVALTAYASEKDRERFLRLGMNDYLAKPHSIDQLAEVLEANLKQAGRASPLGPRM from the coding sequence ATGCAATTCTCTATGGGCGGTCAGGAAGCGCTTGCGGCCAACTGCGAGCAGATCATACAACTCGCTCCGGTTTCGATCATGCACATCGACGCCGAGGGCGTCATTACGTTCGTCAACGACTGGCACTTGACCAATTTTGCCCGGGGCAAGCGCGACCGCGATTTTTTTCTTGGCCGAAAGCTCAAGGATATGCCCGGGATCACCAGCTCCTCCATGGGCGGGGAGATCGACCGCATCCTTTCCGGCGAAACCGTCCATCTTGAGGCCGTCTACGTTGACGCCTGCAGCGGCGGCCAGTCCGCCTACCAGAACATCCGGGGCATTCCGGTCATGGAAAGCGGCCGGGTCTCCGGCGGCATCATCATCCGCGAGGACGTGACCAAGATCGTTTTGGCCCAACAGCTGCTCGCGGAAAACCAGGCCATCTTCAAGGCCCTGCTCGACGCCACCCTTGATTCCATCATCCTGTCCGACGTGGACGGCTACATCCTGGTGCTCAACGAGGAGGCGGCAAGGCGTCGGGGCCAGACCGTGGACGCGCTCATGGGCGCGAGCCTGTACAGCCACATGCCCCTGGAACAGGCCGCGACGCGGCGTGACAAGCTGCGCGAGGCCGTGGCCCGCAACGCCATCGTCGGGTATGAGGAGCGCTACGGCGAAACCTGCTATCAGGTGAGCATTTGCCCCATCGCCGACGCATCCGGCCAGGTGCTGTACGTGGCCAGCTATTCCCGGGACATCACAACGCTTAAGGAAACCGAGCACCAGCTTCGCCGGGAACGGGAGCTGGCCTTTTCCTCCAGCCAGGCCAAGTCGCAGTTTCTCGGCAACATCACCCACGAGCTGCGCACGCCCTTAAACGGCATCATGGGGGCCGCCCAGCTGGCCCTGCAGGAAGCGGCCGGGGGCGAGGAGCGGGAGTTGTGGGAGATCGTCGAGGATTCGGGCAAGCGGCTTTTGTCCATCGTCAACAACGTGCTGGAGCTGGCCGACATCGACGCGGCGGCCATCGAACCGGTGCTGGCCACCTTTTCCATGGGCGAGGTGCTGGGGTCGCTTAGCCGCAGCTACGGCGTGCGGGCCAAGGTGCGCGACGTACAGTTTCTCACGCGGCTTGATCCGCGCATTCCCGAGCGGCTGGTGGGCGACGTGTTCCGGCTGCGCCAGATTTTGTCCAATCTGGTCGACAATGCGCTCAAATGCACCAAGAACGGAACCATCGAGGTTCGGGCCAAACTTATCCGGTCGGAGCGTCTCAAGTTTTCCGCCCAATACCGCACGGTGCTGTTCATGGTGCGCGACACCGGCATCGGCATCGCCAAGGAACTGCAGGGCAAGATTTTCGAGGATTTCGAGCTGGCCGAGCACTACCTGACCAAGCGGGTCAGCGGCGCCGGGCTTGGGCTGTCCATCGCCAAGCATCTGGTGCAGCTGCTTGGCGGGCGCATCTGGGTCAAAAGCGCGCCGGGCAAGGGCAGCACGTTTTATTTCGCGGCCCCGTTTTCCCTCACGGATTTCGAGTGCCGGGACGAGTCCGTGGTGTACGCCAGCGAGGACCCGGTGTTTTCGCCCGAAGAGTATACGGTGCTGCTGGTGGAGGACGAGCGCATCAACCGCCTGACCACGGGCCGGGCGCTTTCGCGGCTGGGCTACAACGTGCTGGAGGCGATAAACGGCCAGGAAGCCTTGCAGACGTTGTCCCGGGAGCAGGCCGACATCATCCTCATGGACATCCAGATGCCGGTGATGGACGGCATCGAGTGCACCCACCACATCCGCCACGGCGAGGTGCCGGGGCTGTCCAAGCGCATCCCGGTGGTGGCGCTGACGGCCTATGCCAGCGAAAAGGACCGTGAGCGGTTCTTGCGCCTGGGCATGAACGATTATCTGGCCAAGCCGCATTCCATCGACCAGCTGGCCGAGGTGCTGGAAGCCAACCTCAAGCAGGCCGGCCGAGCCTCGCCCCTGGGACCGAGGATGTAG
- the folE2 gene encoding GTP cyclohydrolase FolE2 — protein MQDVQSGPPEVPIDLDRVGIKNFRLPLLVRDRTRGRQHTVADVELSVDLPAQFKGTHMSRFVEALSGFAGELDLVTFKALLEDVRARLEAQNAHMTLRFPYFLSKASPATGAAALMDYACLVSGEFEGDKFRLTLGVDVPVMTVCPCSLAISDQGAHSQRAVISIRCRFSGLLWLEELIETAEAAGSSPVYALLKREDEKHVTEQAFANPTFVEDVARQVARSLREHPKVTWFRVEVESFESIHNHSAFAGIEGRNAR, from the coding sequence ATGCAAGACGTGCAAAGCGGACCCCCCGAGGTCCCCATCGACCTCGATAGGGTCGGCATCAAGAATTTCCGCCTGCCGCTTCTGGTGCGCGACCGCACGCGCGGCCGCCAGCACACCGTGGCCGACGTGGAGCTGTCCGTCGACCTGCCGGCCCAGTTCAAGGGCACCCACATGAGCCGGTTCGTGGAGGCCCTGTCCGGTTTTGCCGGCGAGCTCGACCTTGTCACCTTCAAGGCCCTGCTCGAAGACGTGCGCGCCCGCCTGGAAGCCCAAAACGCCCACATGACCCTGCGTTTTCCCTATTTTTTGTCCAAGGCCTCGCCGGCCACCGGCGCCGCGGCCCTGATGGACTACGCCTGTCTGGTCTCGGGGGAGTTCGAGGGCGACAAGTTTCGCCTGACGCTGGGCGTGGACGTGCCGGTCATGACCGTGTGCCCGTGTTCCCTGGCCATTTCCGATCAGGGGGCGCACAGCCAGCGGGCGGTCATCTCCATCCGCTGCCGGTTTTCCGGGCTGCTGTGGCTGGAGGAACTCATCGAAACCGCCGAAGCGGCCGGCTCGTCGCCGGTCTACGCCCTTTTAAAACGCGAGGACGAGAAACACGTCACCGAACAGGCCTTCGCCAATCCGACCTTTGTCGAGGATGTGGCCCGCCAGGTGGCCCGTTCCTTGCGGGAGCATCCCAAGGTGACGTGGTTTCGGGTGGAAGTGGAAAGCTTCGAGTCCATCCACAATCACAGCGCCTTTGCCGGCATCGAAGGCCGTAACGCCCGGTAG
- the nikR gene encoding nickel-responsive transcriptional regulator NikR — protein sequence MGQTIRFGVSLNSELLEKFDALCDEKSYQTRSEAIRDLIRGVLVQKEWEQSDKEVAGVLTLVYDHHTSDLAQRLIETQHEQHDVILSSMHVHLDHHNCLEALVLKGPGEAVQRLSQKLISTRGVKYGKLTLATTGQEIV from the coding sequence ATGGGACAGACCATCCGCTTTGGCGTGTCGCTCAATTCCGAACTTCTGGAGAAGTTCGACGCGCTGTGCGACGAAAAGAGCTATCAGACCCGTTCCGAAGCCATTCGCGACCTCATCCGGGGCGTTTTGGTGCAAAAGGAATGGGAGCAATCGGACAAGGAAGTGGCCGGCGTGCTGACCCTGGTCTACGACCACCACACCTCCGATCTGGCCCAACGGCTCATTGAGACCCAGCACGAGCAGCACGACGTGATCCTGTCGTCCATGCACGTGCATCTCGACCACCACAACTGTCTGGAAGCGCTGGTGCTCAAGGGGCCGGGCGAGGCCGTGCAGCGGCTGTCGCAAAAGCTCATTTCCACGCGCGGCGTCAAGTACGGCAAGCTGACCCTGGCCACCACCGGCCAGGAGATCGTCTAG
- a CDS encoding class I SAM-dependent methyltransferase has protein sequence MNRIAVPGPILPQWAAAPQWVDGRMRLPLPGREYVLWREADMESLWEGLGQDGFGADERMPYWAELWPASLLLAAWLESRPDELAGKRGLDLGCGMGLSAMAGAAAGARVLGVDHEPAAVAHGLRNARENGLPATFAVMDWRAPALVPGVFDLMWGSDILYETRFYEPLTAIFRSCLAPGGRVVLAEPWREVSRGVWDRLAADGFAVARLHEESVAVASCRSTISLYEIRP, from the coding sequence GTGAACAGAATTGCCGTCCCCGGACCGATCCTGCCCCAGTGGGCCGCCGCGCCCCAATGGGTGGACGGCCGCATGCGCCTGCCGCTGCCCGGCCGCGAATACGTCTTGTGGCGCGAGGCGGACATGGAGTCGCTGTGGGAAGGCCTTGGCCAGGACGGCTTCGGGGCCGACGAGCGGATGCCCTACTGGGCCGAGCTGTGGCCGGCCAGCCTGCTTTTGGCTGCCTGGCTGGAGTCCCGGCCCGACGAACTGGCCGGCAAGCGCGGCCTGGACCTCGGCTGCGGCATGGGGCTATCGGCCATGGCCGGGGCGGCGGCCGGGGCACGGGTGCTGGGCGTGGACCACGAGCCGGCGGCCGTGGCCCATGGCTTGCGCAATGCCCGGGAAAACGGTTTGCCGGCGACCTTCGCCGTCATGGACTGGCGCGCCCCGGCCCTTGTCCCCGGCGTTTTCGACCTCATGTGGGGCAGCGACATTTTATACGAGACGCGGTTTTACGAGCCGCTGACCGCGATTTTCCGCTCCTGCCTGGCTCCGGGCGGCCGCGTCGTGCTGGCCGAACCCTGGCGCGAGGTGTCGCGGGGCGTGTGGGACAGGCTTGCCGCCGACGGCTTTGCCGTCGCCCGGCTGCATGAGGAATCGGTGGCCGTGGCCTCTTGCCGCAGCACCATCAGCCTCTACGAAATCAGACCCTAG